In Bubalus kerabau isolate K-KA32 ecotype Philippines breed swamp buffalo chromosome 4, PCC_UOA_SB_1v2, whole genome shotgun sequence, one DNA window encodes the following:
- the CD300LF gene encoding CMRF35-like molecule 1 isoform X3, with protein sequence MHLPLLFCLFLQLSGSSAISGPRAVRGVEQGSLTVRCRYDPGYERHVKWWCRGAAWNNCPFVVKTTGSEKEVKKDRVSIRDNQKDRSFTITLEELRLDDTDTYWCGIERTGTDLGNPVEVTIDPAATGHHSNDSDGLRLSVLLPLIFAVLLLLSMVASLVAWRMAKRPKKAAGTSPVQVLQPPGSDICYADLNLQQIEKPSGSSRKKASGRAPSSPQAYSGDGDYANTADVFRDNIPYTPLTPKTSSLQAEVSRDSITYAALSLDTSDEQPIYSNMEHLNTPAPSRILEKSTEYSTIRKP encoded by the exons ATGCACCTGCCGCTGTTGTTCTGCCTCTTCCTCCAGCTTTCAG GCTCATCTGCCATCTCGGGTCCCAGAGCAGTGAGAGGTGTGGAGCAGGGCTCACTGACTGTGCGGTGTCGATACGACCCTGGGTATGAGCGCCACGTGAAGTGGTGGTGCCGGGGGGCTGCCTGGAACAACTGTCCCTTTGTTGTTAAAACCACTGGATCAGAGAAGGAGGTGAAGAAGGACCGCGTGTCCATCAGGGACAACCAGAAAGACCGCTCCTTCACCATCACCTTGGAGGAGCTCAGGCTAGACGATACAGACACTTACTGGTGTGGGATTGAGAGAACTGGAACTGACCTGGGGAACCCAGTAGAAGTGACCATTGACCCAG CTGCGACCGGCCACCACTCCAATGACAG CGATGGCCTGAGGCTCAGTGTCCTCCTTCCTCTCATCTTTGCCGTGTTGCTGCTTCTCTCCATGGTGGCCTCGCTTGTGGCTTGGAGAATGGCGAAGCGACCGAAGAAAG ctGCTGGGACATCCCCAGTGCAG GTGCTTCAGCCCCCGGGGAGCGACATCTGCTACGCAGACCTGAACCTGCAGCAGATTGAAAAGCCCTCTGGCTCCTCCCGGAAGAAGGCCTCTGGGAGGGCCCCCTCCTCCCCGCAGGCCTACTCAGGGGACGGGGACTATGCCAATACG GCTGATGTTTTCAGGGACAACATCCCCTACACCCCTCTAACCCCGAAGACATCTTCACTGCAGGCTGAGGTTTCCAGGGACAGCATCACCTACGCGGCTCTGTCTTTGGACACCTCGGATGAACAGCCAATCTACAGCAACATGGAGCATCTCAACACCCCCGCTCCCAGCAGGATCCTCGAGAAGTCCACGGAGTATAGCACCATCAGAAAGCCTTAG
- the CD300LF gene encoding CMRF35-like molecule 1 isoform X2 gives MHLPLLFCLFLQLSGSSAISGPRAVRGVEQGSLTVRCRYDPGYERHVKWWCRGAAWNNCPFVVKTTGSEKEVKKDRVSIRDNQKDRSFTITLEELRLDDTDTYWCGIERTGTDLGNPVEVTIDPAPTTVPTTPPTASTVNTKDNIHFSAATGHHSNDSDGLRLSVLLPLIFAVLLLLSMVASLVAWRMAKRPKKAAGTSPVQVLQPPGSDICYADLNLQQIEKPSGSSRKKASGRAPSSPQAYSGDGDYANTAEVSRDSITYAALSLDTSDEQPIYSNMEHLNTPAPSRILEKSTEYSTIRKP, from the exons ATGCACCTGCCGCTGTTGTTCTGCCTCTTCCTCCAGCTTTCAG GCTCATCTGCCATCTCGGGTCCCAGAGCAGTGAGAGGTGTGGAGCAGGGCTCACTGACTGTGCGGTGTCGATACGACCCTGGGTATGAGCGCCACGTGAAGTGGTGGTGCCGGGGGGCTGCCTGGAACAACTGTCCCTTTGTTGTTAAAACCACTGGATCAGAGAAGGAGGTGAAGAAGGACCGCGTGTCCATCAGGGACAACCAGAAAGACCGCTCCTTCACCATCACCTTGGAGGAGCTCAGGCTAGACGATACAGACACTTACTGGTGTGGGATTGAGAGAACTGGAACTGACCTGGGGAACCCAGTAGAAGTGACCATTGACCCAG CACCAACTACAGTGCCGACCACCCCTCCCACCGCCTCCACCGTCAACACAAAAGATAATATTCACTTCTCAGCTGCGACCGGCCACCACTCCAATGACAG CGATGGCCTGAGGCTCAGTGTCCTCCTTCCTCTCATCTTTGCCGTGTTGCTGCTTCTCTCCATGGTGGCCTCGCTTGTGGCTTGGAGAATGGCGAAGCGACCGAAGAAAG ctGCTGGGACATCCCCAGTGCAG GTGCTTCAGCCCCCGGGGAGCGACATCTGCTACGCAGACCTGAACCTGCAGCAGATTGAAAAGCCCTCTGGCTCCTCCCGGAAGAAGGCCTCTGGGAGGGCCCCCTCCTCCCCGCAGGCCTACTCAGGGGACGGGGACTATGCCAATACG GCTGAGGTTTCCAGGGACAGCATCACCTACGCGGCTCTGTCTTTGGACACCTCGGATGAACAGCCAATCTACAGCAACATGGAGCATCTCAACACCCCCGCTCCCAGCAGGATCCTCGAGAAGTCCACGGAGTATAGCACCATCAGAAAGCCTTAG
- the CD300LF gene encoding CMRF35-like molecule 1 isoform X1 yields MHLPLLFCLFLQLSGSSAISGPRAVRGVEQGSLTVRCRYDPGYERHVKWWCRGAAWNNCPFVVKTTGSEKEVKKDRVSIRDNQKDRSFTITLEELRLDDTDTYWCGIERTGTDLGNPVEVTIDPAPTTVPTTPPTASTVNTKDNIHFSAATGHHSNDSDGLRLSVLLPLIFAVLLLLSMVASLVAWRMAKRPKKAAGTSPVQVLQPPGSDICYADLNLQQIEKPSGSSRKKASGRAPSSPQAYSGDGDYANTADVFRDNIPYTPLTPKTSSLQAEVSRDSITYAALSLDTSDEQPIYSNMEHLNTPAPSRILEKSTEYSTIRKP; encoded by the exons ATGCACCTGCCGCTGTTGTTCTGCCTCTTCCTCCAGCTTTCAG GCTCATCTGCCATCTCGGGTCCCAGAGCAGTGAGAGGTGTGGAGCAGGGCTCACTGACTGTGCGGTGTCGATACGACCCTGGGTATGAGCGCCACGTGAAGTGGTGGTGCCGGGGGGCTGCCTGGAACAACTGTCCCTTTGTTGTTAAAACCACTGGATCAGAGAAGGAGGTGAAGAAGGACCGCGTGTCCATCAGGGACAACCAGAAAGACCGCTCCTTCACCATCACCTTGGAGGAGCTCAGGCTAGACGATACAGACACTTACTGGTGTGGGATTGAGAGAACTGGAACTGACCTGGGGAACCCAGTAGAAGTGACCATTGACCCAG CACCAACTACAGTGCCGACCACCCCTCCCACCGCCTCCACCGTCAACACAAAAGATAATATTCACTTCTCAGCTGCGACCGGCCACCACTCCAATGACAG CGATGGCCTGAGGCTCAGTGTCCTCCTTCCTCTCATCTTTGCCGTGTTGCTGCTTCTCTCCATGGTGGCCTCGCTTGTGGCTTGGAGAATGGCGAAGCGACCGAAGAAAG ctGCTGGGACATCCCCAGTGCAG GTGCTTCAGCCCCCGGGGAGCGACATCTGCTACGCAGACCTGAACCTGCAGCAGATTGAAAAGCCCTCTGGCTCCTCCCGGAAGAAGGCCTCTGGGAGGGCCCCCTCCTCCCCGCAGGCCTACTCAGGGGACGGGGACTATGCCAATACG GCTGATGTTTTCAGGGACAACATCCCCTACACCCCTCTAACCCCGAAGACATCTTCACTGCAGGCTGAGGTTTCCAGGGACAGCATCACCTACGCGGCTCTGTCTTTGGACACCTCGGATGAACAGCCAATCTACAGCAACATGGAGCATCTCAACACCCCCGCTCCCAGCAGGATCCTCGAGAAGTCCACGGAGTATAGCACCATCAGAAAGCCTTAG